atttttcatcaaaagaacatgaaacaacaaccatttccttcattttaattcatgaacaaatgctcacaacacaactaaaaatcaaaatatacttcaagagttaagatagaatcaagaagaactcatgaacatcaagatagaagcaaactaccatgaacttaccttcaactttcttccccaagtgaccgaacactcaagagctttctcctctcctttctcttctctaactttcagctatgatgaacaaagatggacaaaactttgttcttttcacccctttttcttttaataaaacttcatatttcatccatttaattctttaatacaaaagacatgaatttcttatcatgaaacatttacctaaaccattatcatgaaacatttacataacccattatcatggaatatttacctaatccattatcatggaacatttacctaacctattatcaatttgtattaatttgtaccataaattatggatatcaagtgtacattttgtctacaacaacatgatggttggccacttcatgtaaatgggaggtttgtcatgcaaatcctcctattttgcactcctatttatttggccactacaaattagcctatagcattttcaaacattttcacataggtcctatttaataatttcactccctttttcttatggaacaaaaattaactaaaattagcgggttctatcttaagtttgggctttctagaggcccactaacataattaaacctatgccaacattcacagaattcccgaaaattggggcgttacattttccCCTTCCCCAGGCTCTACTTTTGAAGGGAAAAAAACAAATGAAGCCtactttttgtttttttatttttaaaacattgaacaccctttttttgaaaaccaaaaaaaaaatatttacccATCATCTCTCTTATTTTCCTTAAAGAAAATTAGAGAGAAATCTCTCAAATTTTCTCTTAGGCCTGCGCCACCCTCATCGAAGGTCCGGCGAGCCGAGGTCGCGAGTTCGTCGGTAAGTCCCCTCTCTCCctctcttgttttttttttaaaaaaaatttaaaaaaaattgaaaagggAATAGAACAAACGAAATCCAAATCAAGagaaatttccaaaaaaaaatgaaaaatcacCTTTCAAAACTTAGTTCCGATTCTTGATTTACTCTTCCACTTTGTATTATCTCCGTAGAAAAAATATATATCCCCCCAAAATACAATCGATTCTTCCCTTTGAAATCTCCAAAAAATTCCCCCCTTAAAATACAATCCATTCTCTTCTCCAAAAATCCCCCCTTACAACTGATAGATTTCGGCTTTTAAAGCCAATGTTTTCTTTGTTCCTTTTGTTTATTATTCCCCTCATCATTCGCATGCTTCTTCTTGCCTGGTTTTTGTCTTTGTTGTAGGTGTGTCAGATGTGGGTGGTGCACGTGATGGCCAAGGGCAGAGGTAGCATGGGGCAACTGAATCTTGGTGACAGAGGGAGGAGCGGctggttttttcttttttgtttgctGAAAATTAGTTAAGGTTGTGGGCTTTGGGCTTTTAGGGTTTTATTTTTTTGGGCTGTAATTGGGTTGGATAGGTTTGGGTTTTGGGTCATGgactattaattatttttatcttggtttatggtttatgggccccgggcaaaatttgggttctacaaatatgatttgaatgttcattatatggaaatttatgaaacattgatatatttgaaaaaaaaaaaagggaaaaaaatcccggttgaatggaaggaaaattcgatggatctctgaaaaggaattgacggtaaaaaggatctagcccggacgggtgatcctgtcctgatatagccctcccgaagaatatgtggaaaatggatttagcctggactggtaatcccgacagtactctataaatttatattacaggggatttagcctggactggtaatcccactgtaagaataaggttcacgggagtgtgctctctgatatggaatgtgtaagaccatagttgaaagataccatggcaacctgatatgaaatgtgtaataccatggttgaaagataccatggcaacgtgatatgaaatgtgtaaggccatggttgaaagataccatggcaacatgatatgaaatgtgtaagaccatggttgaaagataccatggcaacctgatatgaaatgagtaagaccatggttgaaagataccatggcaacatgacggaaaatgaataagaccatggttgaaagataccatggcaacatgatgtaaaacgagtaaaaccatagttgaaagatactatgacatCATGTCAAGATAAATAAGATCAAGGAAGAGAAACGCCAAGATATCTATTGAACAATcgatattcgtgtaatatgtatcgatggcatggttatatgaaatggttgtgtgaaatgtttacagaattggtcatatggaaatatatgtacaaaatagttgtatgaaataattaagaagatagataaatgaaataagtataggtacatggaatttaatttatgttaagtttaatacttAACTATTACCAAATAAATGTATacaagatataaggaaatgatggtgcatgaaatattgatataacgaaatgaataatatatgcttatgaagaaacagtaagagaataatatattttgtgacatgcacatatataattatctttgatatgttgatacaaggaaattatgtaagttgagactattattaaactcgagactattattaaactcaagtgtgatatgttgagaaaataggtatatcaatgttgaatttatatgaaatatgtgcaagtatactaacaatgttgttgtttgacgcttagacaagtgtcaagctattgattgaatggtaacatgtttaattataaggagcattgaaatggtaagtacttagatgaaaatataatttaagattttgcgaaattttttatgatctcgattttatttcagttggtttctaatgtatgttttgggcttcgagggcctaatagagagacgttatgattatttcaaaatatgaataataaaggactcaaaattatctgaaaatgttcagtaaactccggtaatgcctcgtaccctattccggcaatgaatatgggtagggggtgttacaaaaggcCCTAATAACCTCAGTCCTATTATTCTTCTTAAAACAGTTTTCAAAACCcttttctttcaaaaattttcaatCTATTTTCCTCCTCAGTCGACTGAACCAAGAGGTTCTTCACTCTTCGCCTCTATGTCATCAAATCGGACCCCACTGAATCCCCATCAGAGTTTCGATTTCAACGAAGTCAACAAGGATTCGAAGGCTCCTTCCATCAGATAAGTGCTTACACtcttatttattttgtatttacACACAATaatgaaaatcaaagaaaaaataaacTCTAAAATCACCTCTTGAAAACTCTCTTTGAattgatttcttttcttttcatatatGCGTATACTCGACTATTATTCTCTTCGTAGAAAGAAGGGAGAAAAAGATCCCATTTTCATCATTTTTGTTCGGTTTTATAgccgaaaaataaaataaataaataaaagaaaataaaaatttgttgttgtaattCGTTGTGATACTGTCAATTGCTGCTCGGTTGTTTTCTGTTGCAAGTGTACATGGCATGGAAAAATCGTTCATGGGCGTGGACAGAGGAACGGAGGCGCACGTGTGTTAGGGAGGCTGCTCGTAAAGGTTGTGGCACAAGGGAACCTTAAGGTTCCTGAGGTTCCATTGAacttgggccatttgggccagtTTCAAAATTGGGCCATTGGGTCCATAAATTAAATTTAGCTTGGGTAATAATTTGGGCTAGGATTTGGGTTTGGTTTGGGTCCGAAAACTTGTAAATGGACAttggatttttatttattttggttttattattttagtttattttgtcTTTTGGTTTTTGTATGGGCCCGGGAAAAAATGGACCATTACAGCGTGAGATCACAAAATGGGAAAAAATGGTACGTGAGAGAAAATGGAAAAAGTGGACGGTTGCAGAAGAGGAATTTTGTTaggaaaataattttaatatatttttttaaaaccaCCTATATTCCCTCTAACTCCCACTAAACCACCTATATTCCCACTAACTCCCactgaatcttattatttatccttatcaaattttcctcagagtttaaaacaaaaataattttcaCTTGCGCACAACAAGATTTGAACTCAAGACCCTTAAGTAAACTAAAACCTTATCACTGAACCAACAGCCTCATTTTGACACCACTTAagcaaaaataatatataagctACAAGATCAAAGATAGGGGTTTTGACAAAAATAGCAAAAATTCAAGGGAAATGATTCAAACCCAAAACCTTTCACACATTACTCACATCTCATAACCACTAAACCAAActaaatcacttaataaaattcTCACAATCTTAGCTCAAAAATCAAGGCGTGACCACCCTTGGTTTTACGAACCCTATTTCTTCTGACCCAGTTTCTGGGATGTGACACCCCCAACCAGGCCTAGGAATTTTGGCTAAGTAGAAGGCATTACATTCGATCACTGAAGTGTTCTTGTAAAGTCGTACTTTTTACTCAAGTGGATTTGTATGAAAATCTGTCTtttgtttttagaaaaaaaatattcaTTAATTTAAATCGACTTTAATTAAcaattcaatttcaatattattgaggtgtaattttgagaagacggCAAGGTTTTAAAGAGTTTTTTTATCAAAACATTTAAGTATTTATAAAGCTATGGAAAACATTTAAGGTGATAGCTTTCTAAACCGAAAAGCATGCAAATATCAGAAGTAATCCTTATGCTTTAAAATAAACAAGCTAAACAATTTCAAACCTAGGTtataaaaacaagaaaaatacttaataattacaattcaaaaataaaataattaaggaAACTTTAATGAAACTTTTAAAATAACAATGACGGAAAACGAGCTACTAATCCAAGGTTTCTCTGATGCCATTCTGACCTTAACAAATGTTAACTTTACTGACGTGGAAATATACGTAATGTCAAATAAacgattaatttatttttaatattttttgagtttttaaaataatatatttttaagtttcacaattttttaaaataatttttacaactttctatttttttatttaaaaaaaagtaattaataaGGCATTATACCTATTGATTTTTACCGGAACCTACTGTTCAATTTCAAGATGTCATGCTGAGAAAGTTCTATAAATACTTCAACATAGGAGCTCTTTGCCTCACACCAATTCATCTCCTTTCGTAGTGTTTCCAACATACATAGTTACTAGCTAACTAAAAGTCTTCATCAAAGCTTCCTTCTTCAACTCGTGGATCCATGTCCAACCAGAAGCGTCCCTTAGCCAACTTTCATCCTAACATTTGGGGGGATGTTTTCCTTTCATCTCCAACAACGGTAAGGAGTTTAGATACATAACTGTGTTTGCACATGAGTAAATATCAGTCGTTAATATATTGTTTAACTTAAATCACATATATACAGGTGTTTGCACATGAGTAAATATGTTTTCGTGTTTATATTGATTTCGTATGTACTACATTACAATTTTTCAGAACGTTGATGCTAAAACTAAACTACAACATGAAGAACTGAAAGAAGAAGTAAAGAGGATGATTAAGGTAGCCATGGATGATGAGTTACTCCACAAATTGCGTTTAATTGATACAATCAAACGGTTGGGTGTGAGTTACCATTTTGAAAGAGAGATAGAAGAAGTATTGCTTAATATTTATGAGCATGACTATAAAGATGACCAAACTCTCGAGACTACTTCTCTTCAATTTCGATTGCTTAGAGAGAATGGATTTAGTGTTCCTTCTGATGAGTCTAATTTCCTTCCTATTTTTCACTTTAAATCttgtttttttatcaaaataatattaactGTTTTGATTCAACAAAATCGTCCGGCTTTTTTGCCACTAACTTAAATCGATGATCCAACCCaattaaaattattagaaatCGAATTGAGTTCATTGAAATATGCTTACGCCGAAGCGAGGAGGCTGCTTTTGGgtggttgttttttttttttataaaaaaaaaattattcttttCTCTAATTTGTAATCTATTTTGGACTTTCCTCCTGCTAATATGTCACACATTTACATAAAAACGGTTAATTTTAAGTTCCAGTCTTTCGTTTAAGTTTTTTCAATTAAaacattacatatatatatatatatatgaaatgtacAAAGGAAAAAAAGAACTCTAATCATTCATATGCTTAACTTTAAaacaatataataattaaataaaataaacgaaTTTTTGTGGTTTTAAAAAAGAAGGAAGCAAAGAAATGCGTGATATTTGATGTTTGTCTGCTAAGACACACATTTCACGTTGTTtcattatctctatttttgcaaAAGTCTACTCTTTCCCATCAAAATCAAACACCTCGTGATCCAATTTTTTTGTGTTAGTTCATCTAtattttattgaattattaatttatttataattttattaattaaaatatattttaattttttatactcttcgtatatttagaattttttttatttttatattaaagatATTACAAATAGGGAAGATAATGGAATGGGATAGGAGAGGATATTTTCAAATCCACTACTGCTCTCGAGTTAGCATGCTCTATAATTCTGAATACTATTGTTTCCTCCATAAACGTTAGATGCATTCATCCCTACTCTATACCACCCacttcaatttaattattttctaatatttttaatgttttaaaggCAAATAAATATAGATTAAAACATTACATAGTTAATTAACATATGGCTTCCCATTTCTTTTAAGTTTGTGTTGCTATTTCTTGACATTATAAGGCAAAGGTCAAAATTCAATTTTGGTCTCTGGACTTCCTGAAACTTGAGACTtaatttatatactttaatttttgacTTAATTTAGTCCATCTACATTTTTAATgtcattagttagtctaaatacTTAAAATTGTTAATCATTTCAACCAAAATGTTAATATCAATTTTTCTTAAGAAAAATATTTCAACAAACAAAATTATTCTATCATGACGATTTTGAATAAGTGCTTTTAAGAAAATTTCCTAATAAgtaattttaacattatttttattgttacatGACTATTAAgtgtttttttaatttcaaaatgtcacactaaagaatttaatagaaaattttaatgatGATAACTGTTGGACctgaattttaaattcaaaactaAAGAACTATGTTCTTCAAAATTAAAGTAGGGACCAAATTCTAAATCTACAAAGTATATAAGGATTTagtgaatattttaatttttaaatttttactttacCCAATACAAAATCTGGGTCGAGATCCATACTAGTTTTGGTTAAAATCCATGTATAAGTCGCTGCATGTAATTTATTTTcctataatgataaattatgatgATGACGACcacgatgatgatgatgaaaaaCTTTGTAATCTTGtaaatcttaatttttttttgttcgtgttatatttttctttttcctacAAAACTTTGTTGTTGAGAGTTCCAATATTAGATTTAATTTCTCTATATTACAATGATTAATATAGTAATATCTTTTTGGGTTGAGTAGAATGGTTCAACAAGTTCAAAGATGACGATGGAAACTTTAACATGTCCTTAACAAGTGATGTGAAAGGCTTACTAGAATTATATGAAGCTTCACATTTACGTGTGCATGGGGAAGATATACTTGAAGAAGCTCTTGGTTTCACCACCACTCATCTTGGTTTAGCCAAAGCTGCTGGCACTATCGAATATCCCCTTTCAGCCTTAGTCTCCCATGCTCTATACCAACCCATCCGCAGGGGATTGCCAAGGTTGGAGGCTAGGCGATTCATTTCAATTTACCCAGACGATGTTTCACCTAACAAAGTGCTGTTGAAGTTTGCAGAGTTGGATTTCCACTTGTTACAAATTTTACACGGGGAAGAGCTAAGCAAGATCTCAAGGCAATATATTACTCCTAAAACATTCAACATTAATTGTTTATCCTAATTTAAAAGGACTAATTGATACCTAATAATGAACTATACATGGTTAGGCTAATGTGGGTTTTGTTTCAGGTGGGGGAAAAGTTTAGACATACCTACAAAACTACCTTTTGTTCGAGATAGATTGGTAGAACGTTATTTTTGGATATTGGGAGCTTATTTTGAGCCACAATACTCTTTTGCTAGGGAGATATTAGCAAAAGCAGTAGTCATAATAACAATAATGGATGACATATATGATGCATATGGCACACTTGAAGAACTTCAACTCCTCACGAATGCAATTAAGAGGTTAGCAACTTATATATTTACACACGATTCAATTTTAAATTTGGAAGTTGATTCAGTTACTTCATGTAATCatgtataaaaaaatattattcaatatgtttaattttgaaattttttataattgaTTTTCAGGTGGGATGCTGATTATATGGATCAATTCCCAGAATACATGAAGTTAATTTACAAGCCATTGTTAGATTTTTATGGGGAATTGGAGGAGAAAATGATTAATCAAGGAAAATCATATCGTGTCAAATATGCAAAAGATACGGTACATTCATACTCTTATCTcattttttaaatgattttactaaaaatagtaaCCCCTTTCTCACGTATTATATGAGGAAAGTGTCAAATGAGCAGGGTTGGCAATCCGCAAGGCGTAGTGGCACTATTCACCTGAGCCCCATCCAATTTTTACACCTCCCGCGTTGACACCACCccttatatttgaaattttatatccaacaagagaaaaagtttCTCAACTTTACCCAAAATCACcccaaaatattaaataattttcatgtTATATTACTTTttacaaaatcaaataaaatgcat
This is a stretch of genomic DNA from Gossypium arboreum isolate Shixiya-1 chromosome 11, ASM2569848v2, whole genome shotgun sequence. It encodes these proteins:
- the LOC108471834 gene encoding (+)-delta-cadinene synthase isozyme XC14-like, giving the protein MSNQKRPLANFHPNIWGDVFLSSPTTNVDAKTKLQHEELKEEVKRMIKVAMDDELLHKLRLIDTIKRLGVSYHFEREIEEVLLNIYEHDYKDDQTLETTSLQFRLLRENGFSVPSDEFNKFKDDDGNFNMSLTSDVKGLLELYEASHLRVHGEDILEEALGFTTTHLGLAKAAGTIEYPLSALVSHALYQPIRRGLPRLEARRFISIYPDDVSPNKVLLKFAELDFHLLQILHGEELSKISRWGKSLDIPTKLPFVRDRLVERYFWILGAYFEPQYSFAREILAKAVVIITIMDDIYDAYGTLEELQLLTNAIKRWDADYMDQFPEYMKLIYKPLLDFYGELEEKMINQGKSYRVKYAKDTVGVCDGVGGDAWENGSGLGGA